One Sodalinema gerasimenkoae IPPAS B-353 DNA segment encodes these proteins:
- a CDS encoding glycosyltransferase family 4 protein — protein sequence MRVAFTTMYDVGDRRSWPPTQLGLCQAGFAMAQTLQNLGCQVDYVGGLSKKRSLVTKLKWEFYNKVQQRDYYRWVEPGIVRDYGLQVQEKLGQIDYDIILAAENVLPIATLKPQKPMVLWTDAPLSALVDYYPYMSHLCRETRRNVYSFEKQALDRCDKVIYASDWAANQAISTYKLPLSKVEVIPWGANWSEMPDEGEIRGAIAQRSQTTCELLWVGVDWERKGGNIALAVTEWLNQHGLETQLNVAGMIPEKILDESPHLRYFDYLNKDNPQQYQQLKQLFLNSHFFVLPVQAESYGHVFCEAQGFGLPCLTHDTGGISTIVKHEETGWIFPKNTSTQIYGSLILEMFKDAKNYKKTAIKSLKNYQKKLNWDSACQSLLNILKSL from the coding sequence ATGAGAGTGGCGTTTACGACGATGTATGATGTGGGCGATCGCCGCAGTTGGCCCCCGACTCAGTTGGGGTTATGTCAGGCGGGATTTGCTATGGCTCAAACTCTGCAAAATTTGGGCTGTCAGGTAGATTATGTGGGGGGATTAAGTAAAAAACGCTCTCTGGTAACGAAGTTAAAGTGGGAGTTTTATAATAAGGTTCAACAGCGTGATTATTATCGTTGGGTGGAACCGGGAATTGTGCGGGATTATGGGCTACAAGTTCAGGAGAAACTTGGTCAAATTGACTATGATATAATTTTGGCGGCGGAAAATGTGTTACCCATTGCTACCTTAAAACCCCAAAAGCCGATGGTTCTCTGGACCGATGCCCCGTTATCCGCCTTGGTTGACTATTATCCCTACATGAGTCATCTCTGTCGAGAAACGCGGCGCAATGTCTATTCCTTTGAGAAACAAGCCCTTGACCGCTGTGACAAGGTGATTTATGCCTCAGATTGGGCGGCTAATCAGGCAATTTCTACCTACAAACTGCCCTTATCTAAAGTAGAGGTAATTCCTTGGGGGGCGAATTGGTCTGAGATGCCCGATGAGGGAGAAATCCGAGGAGCAATAGCCCAACGCTCTCAAACAACCTGTGAATTATTATGGGTTGGCGTCGATTGGGAACGCAAAGGAGGAAATATCGCCTTAGCGGTGACTGAATGGCTCAATCAACATGGTCTTGAAACACAATTAAATGTTGCCGGAATGATTCCCGAAAAGATTTTAGACGAATCTCCCCATCTTCGCTATTTTGATTATTTAAATAAAGACAATCCCCAACAGTATCAACAATTAAAACAATTATTTCTTAACTCTCATTTTTTTGTATTACCAGTTCAAGCCGAAAGCTATGGTCATGTCTTTTGCGAAGCCCAAGGATTTGGACTCCCCTGCCTTACTCATGATACAGGTGGGATATCCACGATTGTTAAGCACGAAGAAACAGGGTGGATTTTTCCCAAAAACACATCAACTCAAATTTATGGAAGCTTAATACTAGAGATGTTTAAAGATGCAAAAAATTATAAAAAAACTGCTATAAAATCCCTAAAAAACTATCAAAAAAAATTAAACTGGGACAGCGCCTGTCAATCCCTTCTCAACATCCTCAAATCCTTATAA
- the hpsE gene encoding hormogonium polysaccharide biosynthesis glycosyltransferase HpsE — MDFTVAICTYNGEQRVPQVLDALARQQGTEEISWEVLVVDNNSGDRTAEVVQGYDWASRAPENSRLRWLLEPRQGTAYARRRAMEEAASEDWVGFLDDDNLPGETWVKEAFQFGCDREAWGNRDRPKIGAYGGIIHAKLDAPPPDYFDAVKLRLAVYNRGDRPFCYARTAKPRIVPAAPGSVIRKQAWRECVPEKLLLQGRDEAGQTYVGACEDLETLFYIQNSDWQIWHNPKMEIWHHLPPSRLERDYLLKISRTAGLSNHALRIARLGGKVQVLMPLYLLSDGLKLGRYYLKNSGSFAQDVARACEFQERIGRLLSPFYI, encoded by the coding sequence ATGGATTTTACCGTCGCCATTTGTACTTATAACGGAGAACAGCGAGTTCCCCAAGTCTTAGACGCCTTGGCGCGACAGCAGGGAACCGAGGAGATATCCTGGGAAGTGTTGGTGGTAGATAATAATAGTGGAGATCGCACCGCTGAGGTGGTTCAAGGATATGATTGGGCCAGTCGTGCGCCGGAGAATAGCCGTTTGCGATGGCTGTTGGAACCACGACAGGGAACTGCCTACGCCCGTCGTCGGGCTATGGAAGAAGCCGCCAGCGAGGACTGGGTGGGGTTTCTCGATGATGATAATTTGCCCGGTGAAACTTGGGTGAAGGAGGCGTTTCAATTCGGCTGCGATCGCGAAGCGTGGGGGAACCGCGATCGCCCCAAAATTGGCGCCTACGGGGGGATTATCCATGCTAAACTCGATGCCCCTCCTCCCGACTATTTTGACGCCGTTAAGCTGCGTTTAGCGGTCTATAATCGCGGCGATCGCCCCTTTTGTTATGCCCGCACCGCCAAACCCCGGATTGTTCCCGCTGCACCCGGTTCGGTGATTCGTAAACAGGCCTGGCGCGAGTGTGTTCCCGAAAAATTGTTGTTACAGGGGCGAGATGAGGCGGGACAAACTTATGTGGGGGCTTGTGAGGATTTGGAAACTCTGTTTTATATCCAAAACAGTGATTGGCAGATTTGGCATAATCCCAAGATGGAAATTTGGCATCATTTACCCCCATCTCGTTTAGAACGAGACTATTTATTGAAAATTTCTCGCACGGCGGGCTTATCAAATCATGCGTTGCGGATTGCACGTTTGGGGGGGAAGGTACAGGTTTTGATGCCTCTCTATTTACTCTCGGATGGGTTAAAGTTAGGACGCTATTATCTCAAGAATTCTGGGAGTTTTGCTCAAGATGTGGCGAGGGCTTGTGAGTTTCAGGAGAGGATTGGCCGTTTATTAAGTCCCTTTTATATTTGA
- a CDS encoding glycosyltransferase, whose translation MDLTISICTHNGETRVPRVLDRLCDCAQDTPDSITWELLIIDNCSTDATPQVCDGYRDRLPLRVIREGQKGLAFARQRAIEAAQGELVGFLDDDNLPDRDWIRQAVAFGQQHPNVGAYGSRILPDYSIEPPPNFDRIAPFLAITDRGPDARPYPPEKRLLPPGAGLVVRRQAWLTSVPQQLTLIGRTTNMALASEDLEALVHLQQHHWDLVRPPVTGSSPYSPLATATGLSL comes from the coding sequence GTGGATTTAACGATCTCCATCTGTACCCATAACGGCGAAACTCGCGTACCACGAGTTCTCGATCGCCTCTGCGATTGCGCCCAAGATACCCCGGATTCGATAACCTGGGAACTCCTGATTATCGATAATTGCAGTACCGATGCAACGCCCCAAGTCTGCGACGGATATCGCGATCGCCTCCCCCTACGAGTGATCCGAGAAGGCCAAAAGGGACTTGCCTTTGCCCGCCAACGGGCGATCGAAGCCGCCCAAGGGGAACTCGTGGGCTTTCTCGACGACGACAATCTCCCTGATAGGGACTGGATTCGTCAAGCGGTGGCGTTCGGACAACAACACCCCAACGTCGGGGCCTATGGAAGTCGTATTCTCCCCGACTATAGTATCGAACCGCCCCCCAACTTTGATCGCATCGCCCCCTTTCTTGCCATCACCGATCGCGGCCCCGACGCCAGGCCCTATCCCCCCGAAAAACGACTGCTTCCCCCAGGGGCCGGATTAGTGGTGCGTCGCCAAGCCTGGTTAACCTCCGTTCCCCAGCAATTAACCCTAATCGGCCGTACCACCAACATGGCCCTAGCTTCCGAAGACTTAGAAGCCCTAGTTCACCTGCAACAGCATCACTGGGATTTGGTACGCCCCCCAGTTACGGGTTCATCACCTTATTCCCCCCTGGCGACTGCAACCGGACTATCTTTATAA
- a CDS encoding FGGY-family carbohydrate kinase: MGYVLGVDFGTSGVRAILVDEAKTPVWQIRVPLEQQTPAAWWMGLSTVLDQISEDWREGLRAIALNGTSGTVLLCDDRGQPISDTLLYNDSRANSVSPEVKQRVPPHHPAASSTSSFSKLIWFRQQSSLPPNTYFLHQADWLSFRLHGKLGISDYHNSLKLGYDPQSLRYPDWIPQDTPRLPEVVAPGTAIGTVTPDISQRFHLPRHCRVHAGTTDSIAAFLASGAHQPGDAVTSLGSTLVLKLLSCQRVDDGRYGVYSHRLGNLWLTGGASNTGGAVLQRFFSEAELQELSDRLPRGPSSLEYYPLLQPGERFPINDPNYPPQLDPKPDNSLEFLHGLLDSMARIEAEGYERLQNLGATELQRVYTAGGGAKNFAWMRLREVRLGVPVTRSLETEAAYGTALLALRSSLNSP, translated from the coding sequence ATGGGATATGTACTTGGCGTTGATTTTGGCACATCTGGGGTGCGGGCTATCCTGGTTGACGAGGCAAAAACCCCAGTTTGGCAGATACGAGTTCCGTTGGAACAACAAACCCCGGCGGCTTGGTGGATGGGGTTGTCTACCGTTTTAGATCAGATTTCAGAGGATTGGCGGGAGGGACTCCGGGCGATCGCCCTCAACGGAACCTCAGGAACGGTCCTGCTGTGCGACGACAGGGGACAACCCATCTCTGACACCCTACTCTACAACGACTCCCGCGCCAATTCCGTCTCCCCAGAGGTTAAACAGCGAGTTCCCCCCCATCATCCCGCCGCCAGTAGTACCTCCAGTTTTAGTAAACTGATCTGGTTTCGTCAGCAATCGTCTCTCCCGCCAAACACCTATTTTCTCCATCAAGCGGACTGGTTAAGTTTCCGACTCCACGGAAAACTAGGAATCAGTGACTATCACAACAGCCTGAAACTCGGCTATGATCCGCAATCCCTGAGATATCCAGACTGGATTCCCCAAGATACGCCGCGCCTTCCCGAGGTTGTCGCCCCTGGAACGGCCATTGGAACAGTTACCCCAGACATCTCCCAACGCTTTCACCTACCCCGCCACTGTCGGGTTCATGCAGGAACCACCGATAGTATTGCGGCGTTTCTGGCCAGTGGGGCCCATCAGCCGGGGGATGCTGTCACCTCCCTCGGATCGACGTTAGTCTTAAAACTTCTCAGCTGTCAGCGCGTTGATGATGGCCGCTATGGAGTCTATAGCCACCGTTTGGGGAATTTATGGCTCACGGGAGGTGCATCGAATACTGGGGGGGCGGTTCTACAACGGTTTTTCTCTGAGGCCGAGTTACAGGAGTTGAGCGATCGCCTCCCCAGGGGCCCCAGTTCTCTAGAGTATTATCCTCTCTTGCAACCGGGGGAACGGTTCCCCATCAATGACCCTAACTATCCCCCACAATTAGACCCCAAACCGGACAATTCCCTAGAGTTTCTTCACGGACTTCTCGATAGTATGGCCCGAATTGAAGCTGAAGGCTATGAACGGTTACAGAACCTGGGGGCAACGGAACTACAACGAGTTTACACCGCTGGAGGTGGGGCAAAAAATTTTGCTTGGATGCGCCTACGAGAGGTACGCCTGGGAGTTCCGGTGACGCGTTCTCTGGAGACTGAAGCTGCCTATGGAACGGCGTTATTAGCCCTGCGTTCCAGTCTCAATTCGCCTTGA
- a CDS encoding nucleotidyltransferase family protein, with the protein MSFNTDKLDQILKERATQNENQRQEVLKSVQHWLNDHAETYRVEQAYIFGSLTRPYQFQPHSDIDIAVEQVDPEGMFLMISFLMTDMNRDVDVIELRKCHFSHKIRETGILWTTPKNAS; encoded by the coding sequence ATGAGTTTTAATACCGACAAACTCGATCAGATACTCAAGGAACGGGCAACCCAGAACGAAAATCAGCGACAGGAGGTTCTTAAATCCGTTCAACACTGGCTAAATGACCATGCTGAAACCTACAGAGTTGAGCAAGCCTATATTTTTGGATCTCTGACTCGTCCCTATCAGTTTCAGCCTCATTCTGATATCGATATTGCTGTAGAACAGGTCGATCCCGAAGGGATGTTTTTGATGATTAGTTTCCTGATGACTGATATGAATCGGGATGTGGATGTGATAGAATTAAGAAAGTGCCATTTTTCCCATAAAATTCGCGAAACAGGAATCCTGTGGACGACCCCCAAAAACGCCTCTTAA
- a CDS encoding ShlB/FhaC/HecB family hemolysin secretion/activation protein, with translation MKLLCWFWLGWMGMAGIFAAGLGEGRAIAQPAPPQSPELPPLPDRLPPPSPEILVPPLGPPEDREGPSEAVGEIQVREIQVLGNTVFSAEELAPITEAYEGRSLVFEDLINLRTQITDLYVENGYTTSGAFIPPQDVTDGVVQVQVVEGRLDRLTIAGVSRLSEGYIRRRIGRAAEPPLSLPELERALQLLQQDPAIASVRAELVAGRAPGLSELRLNLTEASPFQGGLRLANRNSPNVGSIRPSAQLEFHSPLGIGDSLWGEFGITEGVREGGMEYQVPLNSQNTRLSLLYRRGRSRVVQRPFNVLGIRSTEENWQLGLSHPIWETPNDQFRLGLSLGIERSRTFISEDDPFSFSEGPQQGRSNLTVLQFTQEWSSRSPAEVVAARSQVSLGLDAFNATRNQDDPDGQFFAWLGQFQWVRSLSPDTLLITRVASQLSTDPLLPISQFGIGGPDTVRGYLQNQRVGDSGVIASVEFRYPLIQDPGGLGTLQIAPFLDVGTVWNLGGDREVPTPQTLVGTGVGLRWDVNPDLSATLDWGIPLVGVGDRGDSLQGNGIYFSIEYNLF, from the coding sequence ATGAAACTTCTCTGTTGGTTCTGGCTGGGATGGATGGGGATGGCGGGAATCTTCGCCGCCGGACTGGGGGAGGGCCGGGCGATTGCTCAACCGGCCCCACCCCAATCCCCCGAGTTACCGCCACTTCCCGATCGCCTCCCTCCCCCGAGTCCCGAGATTTTAGTTCCTCCCCTGGGCCCTCCTGAAGACCGAGAGGGGCCCTCAGAGGCAGTGGGAGAGATTCAGGTGCGGGAGATTCAGGTCTTAGGTAACACCGTCTTCTCGGCTGAGGAGTTGGCCCCCATCACCGAGGCCTATGAGGGGCGATCGCTGGTGTTTGAAGATTTAATCAACCTACGTACCCAGATTACCGACCTCTATGTAGAGAATGGTTACACCACGTCGGGTGCCTTTATTCCTCCCCAAGATGTCACCGATGGGGTAGTGCAAGTTCAGGTGGTGGAGGGACGCTTAGATCGGCTGACGATTGCAGGGGTAAGCCGCTTGTCGGAGGGCTATATTCGCCGCCGGATTGGTCGCGCGGCGGAGCCTCCTTTAAGTCTACCGGAGTTGGAACGGGCCCTACAACTGCTACAACAAGATCCGGCGATCGCCTCAGTGCGGGCGGAATTAGTGGCGGGACGGGCCCCAGGCTTGAGTGAGTTACGGCTCAATTTAACAGAAGCCTCTCCCTTTCAAGGGGGGTTACGCTTAGCCAATCGTAATTCGCCCAATGTGGGTTCCATTCGTCCCTCCGCACAATTGGAGTTTCACAGTCCCCTGGGGATTGGCGATTCTCTGTGGGGAGAATTTGGCATCACTGAAGGGGTGCGGGAGGGGGGGATGGAGTATCAGGTTCCTCTCAATTCCCAGAATACTCGTCTCTCTCTTCTTTATAGGCGGGGGCGATCGCGGGTGGTGCAGCGGCCCTTTAATGTCTTAGGAATCCGCTCGACTGAGGAAAACTGGCAGTTGGGCCTGTCTCATCCAATCTGGGAAACTCCCAATGATCAGTTTCGGCTGGGCCTGTCGTTGGGAATCGAGCGATCGCGCACCTTTATCTCTGAGGATGACCCCTTTTCCTTTTCTGAGGGTCCCCAACAGGGTCGTTCCAATTTAACCGTTTTACAATTCACCCAGGAATGGTCCTCTCGTTCCCCCGCTGAAGTGGTGGCCGCGCGATCGCAGGTTAGTCTGGGACTCGATGCGTTTAATGCAACCCGGAATCAAGATGACCCCGATGGGCAGTTTTTCGCTTGGCTGGGACAATTCCAATGGGTGCGATCGCTCTCCCCAGACACTCTCCTGATTACCCGTGTCGCCAGCCAATTATCCACTGATCCCTTGCTTCCCATTTCCCAGTTTGGCATTGGCGGCCCCGATACCGTTCGTGGTTATCTTCAAAATCAACGGGTTGGCGATAGTGGGGTGATTGCATCTGTGGAGTTTCGCTATCCCCTGATTCAAGACCCCGGAGGCTTGGGAACCTTACAAATTGCTCCGTTTTTAGATGTAGGAACCGTCTGGAATTTGGGGGGTGATCGCGAGGTTCCCACGCCTCAAACCCTCGTCGGAACTGGAGTTGGACTCCGTTGGGATGTTAACCCCGATTTATCAGCGACTCTCGATTGGGGGATTCCTTTAGTGGGAGTGGGCGATCGGGGCGACTCCCTACAGGGTAATGGCATTTATTTCTCCATAGAATATAATTTATTTTAG
- a CDS encoding TenA family transcriptional regulator, whose amino-acid sequence MLTCATLLETYPDLWRDATRHPFLDRCQAGTIEPHQFNTWLIQDYIFVTEFTRFLANGLAAAPVSHFDILLGGLNAIQDELAWFRNKAAERGLSLDSPPQTTCETYCQLLASWSVQPYAVQATALWAIELAYNQGWQLPGAMVSPYDEFAQRWGNPGFTDYVKYLEKQADESLAEASETVQRQAEAVFQDVARQEQAFWQMAFVQTS is encoded by the coding sequence ATGCTCACTTGTGCCACACTTCTGGAAACCTATCCTGACCTCTGGCGGGACGCCACCCGTCATCCGTTTCTCGATCGCTGTCAGGCGGGAACCATCGAACCCCATCAGTTCAACACTTGGCTCATCCAGGATTACATCTTCGTCACGGAGTTCACTCGCTTTCTAGCCAATGGCTTAGCAGCGGCCCCGGTTTCTCATTTTGATATCCTGTTGGGGGGATTAAACGCGATCCAGGATGAGTTAGCCTGGTTTCGTAACAAAGCCGCAGAACGAGGCTTAAGCTTAGACAGTCCCCCTCAAACCACCTGTGAGACCTATTGTCAGTTGCTGGCCAGTTGGTCCGTACAACCCTATGCAGTGCAAGCCACAGCCTTATGGGCGATCGAACTCGCCTATAATCAGGGTTGGCAATTGCCGGGTGCAATGGTGTCTCCCTATGATGAGTTTGCCCAACGGTGGGGCAATCCAGGATTTACAGACTATGTTAAATACTTGGAAAAACAAGCAGACGAAAGCCTAGCCGAGGCATCAGAGACCGTTCAGCGTCAAGCGGAGGCGGTTTTTCAGGACGTGGCTCGTCAGGAGCAAGCGTTTTGGCAGATGGCATTTGTCCAAACCTCCTAA
- a CDS encoding PEP-CTERM sorting domain-containing protein has protein sequence MKTMTTLTQKTLTLTAGAAIALGGLVVGANPAAAVTFGQSNDCAEVPGDPHAQECSLQTLLNDATVSGPGIDVVGDISTTDTFNYSSILSTLMFEVAGFSDRNTFGVYSVADPSVKIQIFDGPDSPTTSKSLTEAQIAALGGGSFGFYLTNPRNDTFYTQNHLNYGGNQHALVYEGNGSKFDVNGTLLKFGLGDFIIAFEDLKEGSKYADWDYQDMVVHVSTKDVPEPSLLLGLGAMAGSLFATRKRKSS, from the coding sequence ATGAAAACGATGACAACATTAACCCAAAAAACCTTGACCCTGACCGCCGGGGCTGCCATTGCTCTTGGTGGACTGGTGGTAGGAGCCAACCCGGCCGCAGCTGTTACTTTCGGTCAGTCTAACGACTGCGCTGAAGTTCCAGGTGACCCTCATGCTCAGGAATGTTCTTTGCAAACGCTCTTGAATGATGCAACTGTGAGTGGCCCGGGCATTGATGTAGTAGGTGATATTTCAACAACTGATACATTCAATTACAGCTCTATACTTTCCACCCTGATGTTTGAAGTTGCGGGGTTCTCTGATCGAAATACGTTTGGAGTTTACTCCGTCGCTGATCCGAGCGTCAAGATTCAGATTTTTGACGGCCCCGATAGCCCAACCACCTCGAAAAGCCTGACCGAAGCCCAGATAGCGGCGTTGGGCGGTGGTTCCTTCGGATTCTATTTGACGAATCCTAGAAATGACACATTCTACACGCAAAATCACCTCAACTACGGTGGTAACCAACATGCCTTGGTTTATGAAGGAAATGGCAGCAAGTTTGATGTAAACGGAACGCTTCTAAAATTTGGACTGGGTGACTTTATTATCGCCTTTGAAGATCTCAAAGAAGGTTCAAAATATGCAGACTGGGATTACCAGGATATGGTGGTTCACGTCAGCACAAAGGATGTTCCTGAGCCTTCTCTTCTCCTGGGCTTAGGTGCAATGGCTGGCTCTCTCTTCGCTACCCGCAAACGCAAAAGCAGCTAG
- a CDS encoding PEP-CTERM sorting domain-containing protein (PEP-CTERM proteins occur, often in large numbers, in the proteomes of bacteria that also encode an exosortase, a predicted intramembrane cysteine proteinase. The presence of a PEP-CTERM domain at a protein's C-terminus predicts cleavage within the sorting domain, followed by covalent anchoring to some some component of the (usually Gram-negative) cell surface. Many PEP-CTERM proteins exhibit an unusual sequence composition that includes large numbers of potential glycosylation sites. Expression of one such protein has been shown restore the ability of a bacterium to form floc, a type of biofilm.) — MTLRYPLSLATLSLSLTGLSMLIPSQAEAITFSEGGEFSGFIEALEVDTQVTDSSEFRFADGDGNYQDIGDYGEFGIGTADGVFAPYEDEVGLIQSVDFEDADDGISGFLAFESNDSPLSSWSFDITDNVVMTPVADDGLHVSADGVFQGPEDEASGNFTLTTQGDGETTASFSSDVAVPEPTGLLGLGVVAGVMAGLRRWTKTEESG, encoded by the coding sequence ATGACTTTGCGCTATCCGTTAAGCCTCGCCACCCTGTCCTTATCCCTAACAGGACTCTCGATGCTTATTCCCTCCCAAGCAGAAGCGATCACTTTTAGTGAAGGAGGAGAGTTTAGCGGCTTTATCGAAGCCTTAGAAGTTGATACTCAGGTGACTGACTCATCCGAGTTTCGCTTCGCTGATGGTGATGGGAATTACCAGGATATTGGTGATTATGGCGAATTTGGAATTGGAACAGCAGATGGAGTCTTCGCCCCCTACGAGGATGAAGTCGGACTGATTCAGAGTGTTGACTTTGAGGATGCTGATGATGGTATATCGGGGTTCCTAGCATTTGAATCGAATGATAGTCCCTTGTCCTCATGGTCCTTTGATATCACCGATAATGTGGTTATGACTCCCGTCGCTGACGATGGTTTGCATGTGTCGGCTGATGGGGTCTTCCAAGGGCCAGAAGATGAAGCATCTGGGAACTTTACCCTAACCACACAGGGTGACGGAGAAACAACAGCTAGTTTTAGTTCCGATGTCGCCGTTCCTGAACCCACTGGATTATTAGGTTTAGGTGTTGTCGCCGGTGTCATGGCTGGCCTCCGCAGATGGACGAAAACTGAGGAATCTGGCTAG